The Bombus pascuorum chromosome 11, iyBomPasc1.1, whole genome shotgun sequence genome includes the window aaacgaagctggcaccccgctgggggtagccgcccacatgctatattatttttttatttatattttttttttattcttcaccaacaagatataacactttaccaaatgtccgcaaggacaaattgtaaaataaccaaaataaaataaaaaaaaaaaaaaatggtttCATCGTGTAAGTACGTTCGCTGAATGTAACCTGAACGCAGTGACacaatgtgtatatatatgtaagtataGTTAGTTGTCTGGTAAATAAATGCAAACGTAACACGtgcaaaaagaaagataaactAAGAACTTAAAAATTGTCAATTCATGATACgagattttttacaaaatgcattttatatgtaaaatatctctATTTAGATTCTACTTCTTTAATTAGATGTTGTTTAATTAGATGTTCATAGATATGTGAATTCGTATAGATATTCGCagtttattcattttatataagatattaaTACTAAAAACCGTGGAACATCTTGTATGTCGTAACATCTTTACTATTTGTAATGTTATTTTCGCGTTATTATTGAACaagaattacaaaaagaaacaCGTGTATTTAACTGCGCTATAACTTCATTAAATAACTcaaagaatgtaaaaatttagtttaaaaattttctaaaatgaaaaattacgcaattaaataagttttaaataattaagacATTTTATCACATATAAGAATATACGCACGTATATCTATACTAACAATTGTGCATGCTTATTCGTCTGTGTCTGAAATAGTTCTTGAATCTATCTTCATGGAGAGAATATCAATAATATCGACATTTGGTAAGAGTGAATCGTCTCGTTTCAGCGTTTCAAAGTCGATAGTCTCAGCCATTGAGCATTCTCAGCGCAAACGACACATATACGCATTAACTAAACACAAGCATGCAAACATTGACCAAGCACAGGATCTCGCTTGTGATACAAGATACAACCGACATTGTGCGAGTCTTCGTGTTTCACGTTCTGAAATACTCACCTCGAAGAAGAGAGCGAAATAATTGAGTGACCGGAGGAACAAAAATGCATTCGACTCACGATTAGATGCAGAGAACGTTGTCATCGATATTGTTATGATCCAAGGGAAGTTATCGATCAAACAGGAATCGTCAAATTTCATGGAAGAAGGTTGAAAGAAATCTGTaacaaaggataaaatataatttgttccTAAAGACGAAGAGTGTTAATTATTtggaaagtttgaaataatgAAAGATTGATCTCTATTAAATATAAGCCTTTAATGATGACATTCAATTCAAGAGAATGAAAAGTTTAAACTCGTCGAATTTTCGATCAGATTCTGtgttttaattgttaataattaatgtaaaattcatGGTATATAATTAAGTGAAGTACAAAATTTGAATTCCGTCTATAACCTCAATCTAATTCTTGTCTGTTTATCCAGTTACCGTGCTGTAAGGTGGCCGTCAACTAAACTATCTCGTATACTGTCACGGATGCACAATTATAGGCAGAATGTACTACAATGTACAATTATAGGCACTGCAGTGGACAAtcttttatagatatatatcttGGAAACTAAACCAAATGACGATTACATGTATAGGAAACGTATAAATACGTTTgcctttattaaaataaatcaaatgttACCAAATCTCCATGAAAAGCTTTCAGATTCGTCGTCAATCATCGTGACGTCCTTCTGGGTTTCGCGGCGTCACTCTAGCGTTCTTATACTTCGAAGTTCCCCTCGCAATCAAACAATAATCTGCACAGAAGAAGaccaaaatattgaaataaatgtataaaaagaaaaaaaaagaaacaatgaaAGAAGTCAAATTGCGTCTTGGAAGCTCATTCATTATACAAGAACTGCCGAAAGATATAACGACCAAAAAGACGATAAACGTAATAGTAACAGTAACAGTCGACAGTAACGTGGGTTTAAGCAgcgaaagaataattataaagctacgtacatacatacttacATACTACGTAGGAGTGAAAGGGATACCTGTCGTggaatactataaaaatacaacaaaACGCTTTGAATTTCGGCTGGTGAGTAGTGGGGGGTTCGCCGGTAAGTCGACTACAAATAGAAGTTGTCAAATTTCTAGAAATGTTTTTCTATGTTTTCAGTAGTGAATCTATCatattctaaataaagaaatatataatatgttagATTTAAACACGGAGATACGCGTAGTAAGTAAACACgcgtaataaataaacatgcAAAAACATACATAATATAGCCTTATAACCTGGccttataaaaatttaatataatttaatttgattaaataaatactaataaatggaaagataaagataataatttttagccaaaaatgaaatagatGACATTTTGGGTcaaaatattgcaattatatttgtttagtCGACCATtggcggagagacgcgatcgcgagaaaGCACATCAACGGAAGTcataaattcccgttacgattagataatcgacgccaTGAACTGATCCatccccttatttctattAGAATAATAAGGGTGATTCAATTGAGTTTACACTGATTTaacacgtataaaataatgtttattccaaTAACTTTGTAAAAGAGGATAATTGCGCTGATGCGTTCGTACAAGTTAAGTAAGTGATTGATTTAAAGGTAGACACCCGTTACAGATATGTGTTGATTATTCTAACGATGAAGAATAAGTGAAGtttagtgacgatgctgtgccggaggaaagctagtgatgggtgtgtctagcgcacgggaccatcggatttgttgatgacaattttggttaggaaagtgagggcagTAGACATTGCTTGTGATTGGATAATAAGAAGGTTGATGGACTAGGAAAGGTCTTAGCCGCCCTCGATAGAAAGTTGCTGGTGGGAAGCATCGTACATGAGAAATACTAACTTCCCGTGTCTTCTcgtagtaaacaataaactttaaaaaacgctttagtaaaaagatctttgttcGGTCTGAAGAACTTTAGCTAGAAAATTCCTGAGATTTATGGTCAGTCCTTAAGACTATTGAGGGTACGCAATAAGGATATGTAAACATCTGAATACCATCTTGCCCGCGGTGAGTGGCCTGGTttaggtagagagtcggccgacgtaacaatatcttatattttgGCTATTGCTTAGAAAATCAAGTGAtaggaaaggaaaagaaagtaaagaagATAAGAAAGAGATATTAGcgatataaaaaagaatataatggCAGGCAAAGAGTGAAAAGGAGAAAAGTCAAGAAGAGTAAACGTaacaagaaaaaggaaaagagtcGAAATgaggaaagaaacgagagaaaaatgaaaacaaaaaagagcAAAGATTATGTAAGAAGAGGGTAGTAAACTATACATTATCCGTAATCATAACATACAATGCATTAACACGCAACACAGtctaatatatttatctaagTATAACTATTCAAATCTCTATCATAATTGTACTGACATCGATAAGTTCGCGTGTGATATGAATATGGTAAGAGTGTCAGTTAGGTGATACCCAAAACGAAAAAGCATTGAATGTCAGACCTTATCATCTTGTACTTACAATTAGTCAATGATATTCAGAACATCTTGTATGTGCtttcataaatgtataatattgtaatatactGCATATTGTTACTGCAAATAAACCAattccaattaatttcttacgatttgttttatacaaatacaacagtgtacatattattatcgtttgtaatttatttaattatacctCAGTTATactaatatatctttttcttttaaattgtttaagtATTATGTTTTgagtgtatatttttataaataactttatGCAAAATGTGTTTGTACCTATTCATTTAGTCATCAATTTatcttttgaataaatatatcgtaacgtaacgtatatttattaattaacatagAAAGAGCACGTTACaggttatatagaattacaaacatcttttcgaaaattatGTCCATTAAATAGTGATTATTTGtacgtatttttttaaatatcctttTTTACTTACATGTTTTACATAATTATCATAATCTTCTTCACCGGTGAACAAAGAAACTTAGTTTTAAGAACGTTTATTGTTTtgttaatgttttaaaatttattaatagttTAGTAACATTTGTTTCGTTTGAAATGCTAGTAACATAGCAGCTGTTGGCTACACTGTTCACTGAAACAGCGATACTTCACTTAATACGCAACGTACACAGAAATCTCGTTTTATGGTGTCATCGATTCGTATTAAACATGTAACAGCAAAAAAGGTAAGATATGCTTTCAACATTAAatactactttttttttaaaacaaacacgataaatatctaaattttttTGTAGGAGAAGAAAATCTCTCTATTCTAGCCGTATTCGGTAAAAGTAAATTGTCCCCAGGGGTGGGGTCTCCTGTCACTTAAAACCAAAGAAGTGAAAAGAGGTGAACAAGTTATGTTGactttgtaaaaaataatataatacaatcatGGCACGACCTATTGTACCTAGTCAACAAAAGTTAGCTGAGAAGCTAACTATTTTAAATGACAGAGGTATTGGGATGTTAACTCgcatttataacataaaaaagGCATGCGGTGATGCCAAATCAAAGCCTGGATTTCTTTCGGATAAAAGTTTAGAATCTTCTATCAAGACGATTGTCAGAAAGTTTCCTAATATTGATGTTAAGAGTTTGCAAACTATTACGAATCTTCGCAATGAGATTATTAAATCTTTAtctctatattattataccttTGTTGATTTGCTTGATTTCAAAGACAATGTTTGTGAGCTTTTAACTACAATGGATGCTTGTGGTGTTCATATGGacataacaataaattttgagTTAACAAAAGGTTATTTGGATCTTGTTGTTACATATGTCAGTTTAATGATACTTTTATCACAAGTAGAAGATCGCAAAGCGGTATTAGGTTTATTTAACGCAGCTCATGAAATGGTACACAGTCAATCTGATCCTAGCTTTCCTCGCTTGGGACAAATGATTATGGATTATGATGCTCCATTAAAAAAACTTTCAGAAGAATTTGTTCCTCATTCTAAATTGTTAAAGACTGCTCTCACTTCATTGTGGCCTATTTATCCTGAGAGAAATTTATCTGCGGATACATGGAGAGCAGATCAAAAGCTCAGCCTTGTTGGAAGTCCTGGACAAATACTTAAAGCAGCAGCAACAGACACTATGTCTTGTGAAACTTTGAGCTTAGATAGAATAGAAAGATGGGTTATTTTAGGTTTCACATTGTGTCATTCGTTTTTAAATCAGGAACAGCCCGGTAAATTATGGACCACGGCTTTAGAATCTGGTTGGGTATTAGCCTTGTTCAGAGATGaagttatttatatacatcaatacatacaaacattttttgaaAGTATAAAAGGGTATAGTAAACGGGTATCGGAAGTGAAAGAATGTTATAGTCAAGCGGTGCAAAAGGCTGGTTATAGACAcagggaaagaagaaaattcttaaGGACAGCACTGAAAGAGCTGGGTTTAATCTTAACTGACCAACCTGGTCTCTTAGGACCAAAAGCGCTCTTAGTTTTGATGGGACTCTCTCATGCGAGGGATGAAATTTTATGGCTTTTGCGACATGGCGTTAATCCTCCGACACAAGGAAAAGGTAAAGGAAGAGGAGGTGAGGATCTAGTGGATCGTCAATTGCCAGAATTACTGTTTCACTGCGAAGAATTAAGAGCATTAGTGAAGAAATATTCCCAAGTACTTCAAAGGTATTATGTGCAATTTTTGTCTGGATTTGATGCACCTGCTTTAGATCAAATGATACAAAACCTTCCAGTTTGCCCAGAAGATGAAGGAGCGATTCTTAGTGATATGTGTTCAAAGATAGCTAGTCTAACAGTCAAACAAGTGGAAGATAATGAACTGTTTGATTTTCGTGCATTCCGATTGGATTGGTTCAGATTGCAAGCATATATGTCTATTGCAAAGTGCAACATGAATTTAGCTGATAATAGAGAATTAGCATCTTTTATGGATACCGTAATATTTCATACGAAGATGGTGGATAATTTGGATGAAATGCTAGTTGAAACATCCGATTTATCTATCTTCTGTTTCTAcagcaaagtatttgaagatCAATTTCACATGTGTTTAGAATTTCCTGCTCAAAATAGATATATCGTTGCATTTCCTTTAATATGTAGTCATTTTCAAAGTTGTACGCACGAACTGTGTCCAGAAGAGCGTCATCATATTCGAGAACGAAGTTTATCTGTCGTTAATATGTTTTTAGACGAAATGGCCAAAGaagctaaaaatattattacgactATCTGTGATGAGCAGTGTAACATGAGCGATAAATTATTGCCAAAACACTGTgcattattaatttctcaggttgtaaatcgaaagaaaaaagataaaaataagaagaatatgTATGAAATTCATAAACCGGGTATAGAGAGTTACAGAAAAACCAGAGAAGAACTTACCACAATGGATAAACTTCACATGGCATTAACAGAGTTATGCTATGCCATTAATTATTGCCCTACTATCAATGTATGGGAATATACATTCGCGCCAAGAGAATACTTGCATCAACATTTAGAATCAAGATTTGCCAGAGCACTTGTTGGTATGGTCATGTACAATTCAGATACTAGTGAAATAGCTAAACCATCAGAATTATTTGTGAGTGTTAGATCTTACATGAATGTTCTTCAGACGGTTGAAAACTATGTGCATATAGATATTACACGTGTATTCAATAACGCACTTCTTCAACAAACTCAAGAATTAGATAGTCATGGTGATAAAACTATCGCTGCTTTATACACGCAATGGTATTCTGATGTTTTATTAAGGCGAGTTAGCGCcggaaatatttgttattctaGCAATCAAAGAGCATTTGTTAGTTTATCCGTAGAGGGAGCAATTCCTTTTAACGCAGAGGAATTTTCTGATATCAATGAATTGAGAGCACTAGCTGAACTAATTGGACCATATGGTATGAAGAtgttgaatgaaaatttgatgtGGCATATAGCAAGTCAAGTGCAACAGCTAAAGAAATTAGTTGCTGGCAATAAAGATGTTCTTATTGCTTTGCGAACAAATTTTGATAAACCAGAAGTAATGAAAGAACAATTTAAAAGGTTGCAGCAGGTAGATAATGTACTGCAACGAGTAACAATTATAGGTGTAATTCTAAGTTTCAGACAATTAGCCCAATCCGCATTGGTCGATGTCTTGGAAGAACGTATACCGTTTCTTTTAAGTTCGATTCTAGATTTCCGACATCATTTACCATCTGGTGATCCTATGCGTGTTGTTTCCGAAATGACTTCAGCCGCTGGTTTAACTTGCAAAGTTGATCCAACATTAACAGCAGCATTAAGGAGCCAAAAATCCGAAGTAGATGAAGATGAACATTTGCTCGTATGTTTGTTAATGGTTTTCGTCGCCGTTTCTATTCCGAAATTAGCTCGAAATGAGAATTCCTTTTATCGGGCATCCCTAGAGGGTCATTCTAACAACATACATTGCATGGCAActgcaataaataatatttttggtGCATTATTTACCATCTGTGGACAAAATGACATAGAAGATCGAATGAAGGAATTCCTTGCGTTGGCATCATCCAGTTTACTCAGACTAGGCCAAGAAGCAGACAAAGAGGCGATTAAAAATAGGGAATCCGTGTACCTTTTGTTGGACCAGATAGTTCAAGAATCACCATTTTTAACGATGGATCTGTTAGAAAGCTGCTTCCCATAtgcactaatacgtaacgcaTATCATGATGTATACAAGCTCGAACATTCGCAGCCATAAAGTCATCGATAAAGAATGTGTTTTCAGCTTGCCACTCAGGGTCATTTTTTTACGTCCATTACATTAAACATGGAATCAAGAGCATTTTCATTAACTCATTGTTTAAAAACGGAAAGAAGAAGCGACGAGCGTggcaaaaattctatttataaaaaatataattagtaatattttgtttatactgctttaaatcgaatcgaattcgATAAGTTTATTtggaaatgtatttaaaatgtcGAGAAAGACAAGTttgcattaatttatttaaaacaatgcATTTCGTATAGGGCAATACCATCACTTTCATATTTGATACCTGGCTTAGAATATTTGCTGACAAACAATACTACATCTTTTCAGTATTctattatacgtcatctgtaTGTAAGGAATGTTTTGTATTACAGGTGAATTATAAAATGCTATCTGTCTATGAATCGAAATATACACGTATCGTAAAATAGACACGTTAGAGACGTTCAATCTACATTTTCTAATGTACAATATTGTAACTTTTacaatagtttataaaataaataaaagtatctacaaattgtatttatatgtatgttatgaaacctttttgtttttatgtggttattttataatagGGAATagctagaaaataaaattgaataattttaaaatattgtaaattataatacattaatttatagaaCTTGaagtattaatgaaattagttAGTCTTACAaattaaagatatacgtttaattctcttttttgtctctctaatattattcttttcatttgtcaaacaaaatttccgattttcttaaattatggTATCATtgtcaattatattaataaataatagataaatgATAAGTAATAATATGTTAATGAATATGACAGTAACAGAGAATATGGTAGAAAGTACagttatataaatgtaaaatgtatgcTTTATTTAGTTCTTTACAAtgttcttgtttttctttttttttataatcacATTAACATAACACAAAAGATTCACAATCAGATTCcttttatttatagtattcTTTAAAACACTCGCCACGTTCTAGACAttgggaaaaagagagagtgGTGGTCTGAAGCAACGTTCAGGCGATTGGTCAGTATCATGCTTAATAAAACTTACATCAAAGTATCAATTCAAAACACAGAGCTTAAAACTGTTTgtatgaattaaaaatgaaataaaacactACGGCACATAAAACATAAAGGCAACTTGGTGATTTTGTGATATCCAAGTAATACTTTCTACACGTAGAACGTATGAACTCTTGGTGAAACGAAAcaacatatgtatgtatgtactatTTTAGCTAAAATCATATCGGAACGGACATGAAAAATTTAACGTAGATGAAATTAATCTCGGATGCACGATGTTGATAGGTCACCACATTTTTGGAtcgatagaaaaaatataatcttcgatttctttttgtttcttccttaCTAACATTATGTACAAGTGATAAAGTAGTGTGCATTGCGTCACGATGACACACGTCTGGATTAAGATAGGTACTTTAAAGATACTGTTTTTTGCAgacattcaaatttttttttaatcaaagaaTTTGTTCGTGCCCCACAGAAATCGTTTATCACATAATGTGCCGCGAGATGCACAATTACcgaataatgataattaataataataataataataatagtaatagtaataatagaaCGCGATCTTAATCCAGACAGCGCAGAAACGATTGAGCTTAAGCATATGTAGTAGAGACTCCTCGGAGACAAATGATGAATGAAAACATACTTTTGCTTTTTAATCGCTATAATTCTCTCAATACGGGCAAGCAACGTTTTTGTCAACTAGATACTAGAATACTTGGTCCCATTCTACGCTCGTCTTAGGCTTCTCTTTTCGAAACAATGCCAttatttctcttcctttttcttttattttgatcTTGTATTCAGTCATTTGAATCGTTTTTATGGCAGTGAAATGGAAGCAAGAATAATCATGAACGATATTGAAACATCAATAGATTCATCTATGGATGAGTAGACGAATATGTCCTCTACGCATCGTGATCGCTAATTAAACGGCAGTCGATACCTGACATTTAGGGAAACCTCATAACGTCGTAtcaaaaacaataaattattgttccttgtattatcataatatatgataattatataaatacatacgaTAAAAATGATGTTAACGTCacgttaattttaatacattttcccAAATAGGTTTATAACGCGTTACCGCTTATACTTTGAAAAGTCGTTCGGCCTTCTTTGCTACGCGTTACTACGAATGGCAGTAAGTTGTACTCATGGATTGCCATGAAACACTTGGAAATAACATAATTAACTTTTATGTTACGATCGGACGAGCGATTACAAATGGGACCAAATGGAATCCTGTTGCATCTATATGCAAGAAACTTCAAAACTGCTTAAATAACCTATCTCAAACGATCCGGTCCGGTCCACGTTGGATCGTCGTTAAAAAAGTCATTACCTTAAAAACCTAAGGGCTCGATTACACGCACATACAGGCATTCGTTCGTCATCCTtaaatttccgtcccgattaCAAAATACAGGATAATATTTCGCTATAATACAGATTTGATATAAAAACaagtatttttttgtattcgcTTTACCATTTGTTATGGTTATATAATTAtcgtttatgtatatataatatcaatatatgtacacagTTTAGCACtctctcttttattctttcacgCCCATTCTCTTCCCAtaccttttcttctctcttttgcTCCTTCCAACTTTCGTACGTATCTCGCATCAGCTTTCGCATGATCCACTTTTTTTATAATCACATTGCGACTATTGTACATTTCCACACGATCCGCAAACTCGTATTTCCTGCGATTTGGCGAACAcctccttttttttatctcttcaTCCCTGTTAATGTTCCTTCTGTCTTGCACGACTCTATGTTTAAAATTGTTAAGTTTCTGGATCATCGTCTAAACGAAATCTATGTCTTTGTAGCGTATAAACTATCTGTCGTAACGTTCAACGGTATCTAATGACATTTTTCATCACATGTAGAACGAGAAGAAATAGGAAACACATTTCCTTATGAAAATATTGCTAAGCCTAACGATGTTCGATCAAAACCATTGGACAAAAGAAGAACGCTAGGttacgatattaataaatcgttATTATATCGCTATTGATAGTGATAGTAAATATCTGCACATTCGATGATTATTGCCTCGAATAGAAACACATGGAACAAATTGGACAAAATTTGCGCAAGAAGGTTCGACGAGGGACGAGTAAAAAAATTCAGTCAATCACGTATAACATTTTGGCGTTTCGAGAAAGGAAGTGTATATATCGCGTACAATTTAGTACGATTCGCCGTTGGACACGTGCGAATTTTGTTTGTGTGGCATACGAGTATGCAGCAGTGCACAAATGAGCCCATGTATATTAAAACacgtttatatttcaaaaggaGGGCTCGTCTTTGGTCCGCTATGCGCGTCATTAAAGCGCGTTTACGGTACAGCCCTCTATAATTGTAAGTTAAAAACCATATTTAAATACAACTTATAACATTCGCGATAGCGAAGATAAATTATCATTTGCAATAGataactaattaataatagtaatagccataatagtaataataataataataataataataataataataataattaatagtaataatatcgttaataatcagcataataataatagaaccGATATTATTCCATATCATTTTCAGCAGAATAAtcgttaatgaaatataactataaaaatttgtttgttgaTACTTTTCTCCCATGTTCATAGTCTCTCGTAACTTTGCTCGTTTCAATTGgctaataaaaattagtataagaatattacatatcattaattattatactacAATGGTAGAGATCAAGTGAATGACCTGCAATAGTTTGGTAATGGTAAACGCGCTTTTTCGCTGCGGAAAGCGATGGTATAATCACAAAGACTTTTaggtttaaataaaataatatatcctTATAGGCTATAACTTATGTATAAAtgcattaaaaaagaaatcatatttaaacattttggcattacttattaattatctttacctatatttgtataaaaaatactaataattaaaagCTTAACTTTGAATAAAGAACATGCATTTGGAAgaacattgaaataaaaaaaaagtctgTCTTTTAAAATCGTACTATAATagaataatgtacataataatcGCGTATAAGAGTTAAAAGGCACAAGGTACGTTCAATGGGAGCTTTTCAAAAATTACGGTTATCATCCTAACACttattccaaatatatatTGTCGTCTCCGTTATCCCTTTGAACTTCCCTTCTTCTTCTAACCAACAGTCTCCACGTATGTATAAAAGTATGCTTTCC containing:
- the LOC132911679 gene encoding membrane-associated protein Hem; the encoded protein is MARPIVPSQQKLAEKLTILNDRGIGMLTRIYNIKKACGDAKSKPGFLSDKSLESSIKTIVRKFPNIDVKSLQTITNLRNEIIKSLSLYYYTFVDLLDFKDNVCELLTTMDACGVHMDITINFELTKGYLDLVVTYVSLMILLSQVEDRKAVLGLFNAAHEMVHSQSDPSFPRLGQMIMDYDAPLKKLSEEFVPHSKLLKTALTSLWPIYPERNLSADTWRADQKLSLVGSPGQILKAAATDTMSCETLSLDRIERWVILGFTLCHSFLNQEQPGKLWTTALESGWVLALFRDEVIYIHQYIQTFFESIKGYSKRVSEVKECYSQAVQKAGYRHRERRKFLRTALKELGLILTDQPGLLGPKALLVLMGLSHARDEILWLLRHGVNPPTQGKGKGRGGEDLVDRQLPELLFHCEELRALVKKYSQVLQRYYVQFLSGFDAPALDQMIQNLPVCPEDEGAILSDMCSKIASLTVKQVEDNELFDFRAFRLDWFRLQAYMSIAKCNMNLADNRELASFMDTVIFHTKMVDNLDEMLVETSDLSIFCFYSKVFEDQFHMCLEFPAQNRYIVAFPLICSHFQSCTHELCPEERHHIRERSLSVVNMFLDEMAKEAKNIITTICDEQCNMSDKLLPKHCALLISQVVNRKKKDKNKKNMYEIHKPGIESYRKTREELTTMDKLHMALTELCYAINYCPTINVWEYTFAPREYLHQHLESRFARALVGMVMYNSDTSEIAKPSELFVSVRSYMNVLQTVENYVHIDITRVFNNALLQQTQELDSHGDKTIAALYTQWYSDVLLRRVSAGNICYSSNQRAFVSLSVEGAIPFNAEEFSDINELRALAELIGPYGMKMLNENLMWHIASQVQQLKKLVAGNKDVLIALRTNFDKPEVMKEQFKRLQQVDNVLQRVTIIGVILSFRQLAQSALVDVLEERIPFLLSSILDFRHHLPSGDPMRVVSEMTSAAGLTCKVDPTLTAALRSQKSEVDEDEHLLVCLLMVFVAVSIPKLARNENSFYRASLEGHSNNIHCMATAINNIFGALFTICGQNDIEDRMKEFLALASSSLLRLGQEADKEAIKNRESVYLLLDQIVQESPFLTMDLLESCFPYALIRNAYHDVYKLEHSQP